The following proteins are co-located in the Haloarcula marismortui ATCC 43049 genome:
- a CDS encoding 3-hydroxyacyl-CoA dehydrogenase family protein, producing the protein MHLEKVDTVGVVGAGTMGNGIAQVAATAGYNVVMRDMTDELVAAGFEEIQSSFETLVARDTVTEQEAEAATARITGTTEMDDLADADLVVEAVTEDMDIKQSVFEDLDAVCGPDTVLASNTSTLSITTIASVTERPEQVLGLHFMNPVPVMKGVELVVGEKTSDETVTLGREFAHDIGKETWEADDKPGFVVNRVLMPWINEGVRAYDEGVADKADIDRGLTLGTNVPMGPLELADHIGLDVVLDASETLYEELGDRYKPAYLLKRKVAAGDLGKKSGQGFYDYD; encoded by the coding sequence ATGCATCTCGAAAAAGTAGACACCGTCGGCGTCGTCGGGGCTGGAACGATGGGCAACGGCATCGCGCAGGTCGCGGCGACGGCCGGCTACAACGTCGTCATGCGCGATATGACAGATGAACTGGTTGCCGCCGGGTTTGAGGAGATTCAGTCGAGCTTTGAGACACTCGTTGCGCGGGATACAGTGACAGAACAAGAAGCAGAAGCGGCAACAGCCCGCATCACTGGAACTACCGAGATGGACGACCTCGCGGATGCCGACCTCGTCGTTGAGGCCGTGACGGAAGACATGGATATCAAGCAGTCTGTATTCGAGGATCTCGATGCCGTCTGTGGGCCGGACACAGTGCTAGCCAGCAACACGAGCACGCTCTCGATTACGACTATCGCTAGTGTTACCGAGCGACCCGAACAGGTCCTCGGATTGCACTTCATGAATCCCGTACCGGTCATGAAAGGCGTCGAGCTTGTCGTTGGCGAGAAAACCAGTGACGAGACGGTGACGCTGGGGCGGGAGTTCGCCCACGACATCGGCAAGGAAACCTGGGAGGCCGACGACAAGCCCGGCTTCGTGGTGAACCGTGTGCTGATGCCCTGGATCAACGAAGGCGTTCGCGCGTACGACGAGGGTGTCGCCGACAAGGCCGACATCGACCGTGGGCTGACTCTCGGGACGAACGTCCCGATGGGCCCGCTCGAACTGGCCGACCACATCGGTCTTGATGTGGTTCTCGACGCCTCTGAAACGCTGTATGAAGAGCTGGGAGACCGCTACAAGCCCGCATACCTGCTCAAACGGAAAGTCGCGGCCGGCGACCTCGGGAAGAAGTCCGGGCAGGGCTTCTACGATTACGACTGA
- a CDS encoding amino acid permease: MSDDELAKDLGLVSAMTIGIGTMIGAGIFVLPGVAANAAGPVVVVSFVVGGLIAMVNALSVSELGTAMPKAGGGYYYINKSLGPLFGSIAGMGDWMGLAFASAFYCIGFGQYLAVFVPLPEVAFLNPIQIGALIAGAIFVAVNYIGAKETGGVQTVIVFILLSILTVFAVAGFFAFDYATLAGADGLAPFGTGAILPATALVFVSFLGYAKIATVAEELKNPGRNLPIAIIGSVGIVTVIYAILVSMMLGVVPWPELSQDAPVAQAAQLAFPESIGPIGGVAAGAAAVMTVGALLATASSANASILASARINFAMGRDKIVTNWLNEIHPNYATPYRSILVTGGLIIVFIAFLGRDIEVLAKAASVLHLIVYALLNVGLIVFRETDAPEYDPDFTVPLYPITPILGAVLSLGLVAFMDSIEIALSAGFVLVAVVWYFVYARGKTTQKGVLSDYISDREEQLPDQVVNAADAVAPNGAGGPTIMVALANPRTESALITLASALAQHEDGRVLATHIATVPDQTALETAAANRDRIDATSESLLDTAKADAEAFDVPIETKTILSHRGIEEVFDAARTNHADTVVMGYGGTQFAGGRAEGTLDELAHDLPCDFLVLDGQDLDLSDVLVPTAGGLSSDLSAAVAKALEETFGVAVSLLHVVDPGEEESGRQFMYEWAAEHGLSDAELRIETGDIEATIERLGRDYSLVIVGATERGLLSRIVRGSLVFDVIETLDTPVLLAERPSSRSLRERLFGRE, encoded by the coding sequence ATGAGCGACGACGAACTGGCGAAAGACCTCGGGCTGGTGTCGGCGATGACCATCGGCATTGGAACGATGATCGGTGCCGGAATCTTCGTCCTTCCTGGTGTGGCCGCGAACGCGGCTGGCCCGGTTGTCGTGGTCTCCTTCGTCGTCGGGGGACTGATTGCGATGGTAAACGCACTCTCAGTGTCGGAACTCGGCACAGCGATGCCGAAAGCCGGCGGCGGGTACTACTACATCAACAAGTCTCTCGGGCCGCTGTTTGGCTCGATAGCTGGGATGGGTGACTGGATGGGGTTGGCCTTCGCCTCGGCCTTCTACTGTATCGGGTTCGGCCAGTATCTCGCCGTCTTCGTCCCGCTGCCGGAAGTCGCATTCCTCAATCCCATCCAGATAGGAGCGCTCATCGCGGGGGCAATATTCGTCGCTGTCAACTACATCGGCGCGAAGGAAACCGGTGGTGTTCAGACGGTCATTGTCTTTATTCTGCTCTCGATTCTCACTGTCTTTGCCGTTGCGGGCTTTTTCGCCTTCGACTACGCGACGCTCGCCGGCGCAGACGGCTTAGCACCGTTCGGGACCGGCGCGATTCTTCCGGCGACGGCACTCGTGTTCGTCTCCTTCCTAGGGTACGCAAAGATCGCGACCGTGGCTGAGGAACTCAAGAATCCGGGGCGGAACCTCCCAATCGCTATCATCGGCAGTGTCGGCATCGTGACGGTCATCTACGCTATCCTCGTGTCGATGATGCTGGGCGTCGTTCCGTGGCCGGAGCTTAGTCAGGACGCGCCGGTTGCACAGGCCGCACAACTCGCGTTCCCGGAATCCATCGGTCCAATCGGTGGTGTCGCCGCCGGTGCGGCAGCGGTGATGACGGTTGGCGCGTTATTGGCAACGGCGTCCTCTGCGAACGCGTCGATTCTCGCCTCGGCTCGTATCAATTTCGCGATGGGCCGGGATAAGATCGTCACGAACTGGCTCAACGAGATTCACCCGAACTACGCCACGCCATATCGCTCGATCCTCGTCACCGGCGGACTCATCATCGTGTTCATCGCGTTCCTCGGGCGGGACATCGAGGTGCTGGCGAAGGCGGCTAGCGTCCTGCACCTCATCGTTTACGCCCTGCTGAACGTGGGGCTCATCGTCTTCCGCGAGACCGATGCGCCGGAGTACGACCCGGATTTCACGGTGCCACTGTACCCCATCACCCCGATACTCGGTGCGGTCCTCTCGCTCGGCCTCGTCGCATTCATGGATAGCATCGAAATCGCACTGTCGGCCGGTTTCGTGCTCGTCGCGGTCGTGTGGTACTTCGTCTACGCGCGCGGGAAAACCACGCAAAAAGGCGTGCTCTCTGACTATATCAGCGACCGGGAGGAACAGCTCCCGGACCAAGTGGTGAACGCGGCCGACGCGGTCGCACCGAACGGAGCTGGCGGACCGACTATCATGGTCGCTCTGGCGAACCCACGTACCGAGAGCGCACTGATTACCCTCGCAAGCGCGCTGGCGCAACACGAGGACGGCCGGGTACTCGCAACCCACATCGCGACTGTCCCGGACCAGACCGCGCTCGAAACCGCCGCCGCGAACAGAGACCGGATCGACGCAACATCAGAGAGCCTGCTGGACACCGCGAAGGCCGATGCCGAGGCGTTCGATGTTCCGATAGAGACGAAGACGATTCTCTCACACCGGGGTATCGAGGAAGTGTTTGATGCGGCCCGGACGAACCACGCCGACACCGTTGTCATGGGCTACGGCGGGACTCAGTTTGCCGGCGGCCGCGCCGAAGGCACGCTGGATGAACTGGCCCACGACTTGCCCTGTGATTTCCTCGTGCTGGACGGGCAGGACCTCGACCTCAGTGATGTCTTGGTTCCGACCGCTGGTGGTCTCTCATCAGACCTCTCGGCTGCGGTCGCCAAAGCTCTCGAAGAAACGTTCGGTGTGGCCGTCTCACTGCTCCACGTTGTCGACCCCGGCGAGGAGGAGAGCGGCCGCCAGTTCATGTACGAGTGGGCGGCTGAGCACGGCCTGTCGGACGCCGAACTCCGTATCGAGACCGGTGACATCGAAGCCACTATTGAACGTCTCGGTCGTGACTACAGTCTGGTTATTGTTGGTGCCACAGAGCGGGGATTGCTGTCACGTATTGTCCGTGGCTCGCTGGTGTTCGATGTCATCGAGACGCTCGATACACCAGTATTACTGGCCGAGCGCCCGTCGTCGCGGTCCCTCCGGGAGCGGCTGTTTGGTCGGGAGTAA
- a CDS encoding alkaline phosphatase PhoX → MVDFTRRQVLSQSVAAALGASVIGVASGEEVEETDTPGAPSVAGSLKRFSTTAFGAEVTGPFVFEDGSLLYSLQHPEGENPEPFGRAAVGYFSGFQFEFDGSNDDFSEVGIPDTEEKQRQVRSAAGDYEVLIQGREEIQGGEERLGVPQTPDGVDLTALNGSSGGYGQNPDCNQFVATDDEGTEGYLFTNWENYPGCISRVPISQDESGEWSADVGSDMTLNVVNTEPFRDIGGTWVNCYGDLSPWETMISAEENYSHPRVSYTHTVGDIVESGTGVGKIGGCQFWNRPNPSEIGEALGDYVEAGDIEEEFTIQGYWSQAGVEKAAYYLGADTVDQTEDGNDMTLIDDVYPNPYRYGYFVDIREPAAETPSPMKYYVMGRAAWEAPDIQGDQRTVYGCSDGDSKGIYKFVADEPIPEYDNTDDIAGTLYAPKITNDAANAAEAGQRNSPAQTPLEIEWMELGHATNGEAAEWIAEYDDVTQADYITEHTEYSVDEIGTDVSVSDAVREADLTVLQSASGNQSYITNEDIVEWAEQYEANGPDGVDEELRRIPFLETRAAAKEIGATIEFNKAEGVDTVDNSQPGDFIYFGISEFNDDLANDTGDIQMDRVDGGVVYRGVLESDYNVSTLEPVITGPDFTDEPEDANDALRNIDNVYTMRDGRVLCCEDGFGGPARSYPNDGLYVYQPTVTVSANSAAVGSGSTGTVSLTASSLPAGFSGARLTVNVSNPEIASITGVSFPDALGLTESSVSDDGSSATIRVADVNTNVQSGARDVSLATLDVRANGGGTTDLTVSIEQMDDENGNAIEAEARNGIVVGGPQTVVGDAAPTDPDGDGHFEDLNGNGRLDYEDVQVLFSNMDSDSVQLNTGAYDFNENGKLDFADVTALYEEVN, encoded by the coding sequence ATGGTCGATTTCACTCGACGGCAGGTACTTTCACAGTCGGTGGCTGCTGCACTTGGGGCCAGCGTCATCGGCGTGGCAAGTGGGGAAGAGGTCGAAGAAACAGACACACCCGGGGCACCGAGCGTCGCCGGAAGTCTCAAACGCTTCTCGACGACGGCATTCGGCGCGGAGGTGACGGGACCGTTCGTCTTCGAGGACGGGTCACTGCTGTACAGCCTCCAGCACCCGGAAGGAGAGAACCCCGAACCGTTCGGACGGGCCGCGGTGGGCTATTTCAGCGGCTTCCAGTTCGAGTTCGACGGGAGTAACGACGATTTCTCGGAGGTGGGGATTCCGGACACCGAAGAGAAACAGCGTCAAGTCCGGTCAGCGGCCGGTGACTACGAGGTCCTTATTCAGGGCCGCGAAGAGATTCAGGGCGGCGAGGAGCGCCTCGGTGTCCCACAGACACCCGATGGCGTCGACCTTACTGCGCTCAATGGAAGCAGTGGTGGCTATGGGCAAAATCCGGACTGCAACCAGTTCGTCGCAACAGACGACGAGGGCACCGAAGGATATCTGTTCACAAACTGGGAGAACTACCCCGGTTGCATCTCGCGAGTCCCAATAAGTCAGGATGAGAGTGGTGAGTGGAGTGCCGATGTCGGTTCGGACATGACACTCAACGTCGTCAACACTGAGCCGTTCCGCGATATCGGCGGGACGTGGGTCAACTGCTACGGTGACCTCAGCCCGTGGGAGACGATGATTTCCGCCGAGGAGAACTACAGCCACCCGCGCGTCTCATACACGCACACAGTGGGCGACATCGTGGAGTCCGGCACCGGTGTCGGAAAAATCGGTGGCTGTCAGTTCTGGAACCGTCCGAATCCGTCGGAGATCGGGGAGGCACTCGGTGACTACGTTGAGGCCGGTGACATTGAGGAAGAGTTCACTATTCAGGGCTACTGGTCTCAGGCCGGTGTCGAGAAGGCGGCGTACTACCTCGGTGCGGACACGGTCGACCAGACTGAGGACGGGAACGATATGACGCTAATCGATGACGTCTACCCGAACCCGTACCGCTACGGGTACTTCGTCGACATCCGGGAACCGGCTGCCGAGACGCCGAGTCCGATGAAGTACTACGTCATGGGTCGGGCCGCCTGGGAAGCACCCGATATCCAGGGCGACCAGCGGACTGTCTACGGCTGTTCGGACGGCGATAGCAAGGGCATCTACAAGTTCGTCGCCGACGAGCCAATTCCGGAGTACGACAACACCGACGACATCGCAGGCACGCTGTACGCGCCAAAGATTACAAACGACGCGGCCAACGCCGCCGAAGCCGGCCAACGTAACTCTCCCGCACAGACTCCGCTGGAAATCGAATGGATGGAGCTCGGTCACGCCACGAACGGCGAGGCTGCCGAGTGGATCGCGGAGTACGACGACGTCACGCAGGCCGACTATATCACGGAGCACACCGAATACAGTGTGGACGAAATCGGGACGGACGTCTCGGTGTCCGACGCGGTCAGAGAAGCCGACCTTACAGTCCTCCAGAGCGCAAGCGGCAATCAGAGTTACATCACGAACGAGGACATCGTCGAGTGGGCCGAACAGTACGAGGCGAACGGCCCAGACGGCGTCGACGAGGAACTCCGTCGCATCCCGTTCCTTGAGACCCGCGCAGCCGCCAAGGAGATCGGTGCGACCATCGAGTTCAACAAGGCCGAGGGTGTCGACACCGTGGATAACTCACAGCCCGGCGATTTCATCTACTTCGGCATTTCGGAGTTCAACGACGACCTCGCAAACGACACCGGCGACATCCAGATGGACCGCGTCGACGGCGGCGTCGTCTATCGCGGTGTGCTGGAATCGGATTACAACGTCTCGACGCTCGAACCGGTCATCACCGGCCCCGACTTCACCGACGAGCCAGAAGACGCAAACGACGCACTCCGGAACATCGACAACGTCTACACGATGCGTGATGGTCGCGTCCTCTGCTGTGAGGACGGCTTCGGCGGCCCCGCGCGCTCGTACCCGAACGACGGGCTCTATGTCTACCAGCCGACCGTCACCGTCAGCGCCAACTCCGCCGCGGTCGGGAGTGGGTCGACGGGTACCGTCTCGCTGACTGCCTCGTCGCTCCCTGCTGGCTTCTCCGGCGCTCGGCTCACCGTCAACGTCTCGAACCCCGAAATCGCGTCTATCACCGGCGTCTCATTCCCCGACGCACTCGGACTCACCGAGAGTTCCGTCAGCGATGACGGCTCGTCGGCGACGATTCGCGTGGCCGATGTCAACACGAACGTCCAGTCCGGCGCGAGGGATGTGTCGCTCGCAACGCTCGATGTCCGCGCCAACGGCGGCGGCACGACCGACCTGACTGTCTCCATCGAGCAGATGGATGACGAAAACGGGAACGCCATCGAGGCAGAAGCTCGAAACGGCATCGTTGTGGGTGGCCCGCAGACGGTCGTCGGCGACGCCGCGCCGACCGACCCCGACGGCGACGGTCACTTCGAGGACCTCAACGGCAACGGCCGTCTCGACTACGAGGACGTGCAGGTGCTGTTCTCGAATATGGACTCCGACAGCGTGCAGCTGAACACCGGCGCGTACGACTTCAATGAGAACGGCAAACTCGACTTCGCGGATGTGACGGCGCTCTACGAAGAGGTCAACTGA
- a CDS encoding acyl-CoA dehydrogenase, which produces MDFSPTQEQRQIQDMVAEFVDDEVKPRAAEIDETDEFPWDLVDEMADLGLMGMPIPEEYGGAELDYHSYAMALEEISRGSGGLGTIVAAHISLACNMIYEFGNEAQKETYLTPLAAGEEIGAFALSEAGAGSDVPAMDTTAEPVDGGDAYLVNGGKLWISNGSVADTVVLFAKTDPEAGNKGISSFIVRPEEDDGFIVEGTEHKLGDKGCPTAELRFDEMRIPADRMLGEEGRGFVHALKTLNGGRITIAARGVGIAQAALDEALQYAQDREQFDQPISDFQAIQHKLADMDTKTQAARLLMHQAADKKMAGESFVKEAAQAKLYASEVSREVANEGIQVHGGYGYTKDFPAERFYRDAKLNEIYEGTSEVLRNTIASELLD; this is translated from the coding sequence ATGGACTTTAGCCCCACACAGGAACAACGCCAGATACAGGACATGGTCGCGGAGTTCGTCGACGACGAGGTCAAGCCGCGGGCAGCGGAGATCGACGAAACCGACGAGTTCCCGTGGGACCTCGTTGACGAGATGGCCGACCTCGGCCTGATGGGGATGCCGATTCCGGAGGAGTACGGCGGGGCCGAACTAGACTATCACAGCTACGCCATGGCCCTCGAAGAGATTTCGCGGGGAAGCGGCGGGCTCGGCACAATCGTCGCCGCACACATCTCGCTGGCCTGCAACATGATCTACGAGTTCGGCAACGAGGCCCAGAAGGAGACCTACCTCACGCCGCTGGCAGCGGGTGAGGAAATCGGCGCGTTCGCCCTCTCCGAAGCGGGCGCAGGCAGTGACGTACCGGCGATGGACACCACCGCCGAACCGGTTGACGGCGGTGACGCCTATCTGGTCAACGGCGGCAAGCTCTGGATTTCCAACGGCTCCGTCGCCGACACTGTTGTCCTGTTCGCCAAGACCGACCCCGAGGCCGGCAACAAGGGCATCTCCTCGTTCATCGTCCGTCCCGAGGAGGACGACGGCTTCATCGTCGAAGGAACCGAGCACAAACTCGGCGATAAGGGCTGTCCGACCGCCGAACTCCGCTTCGACGAGATGCGTATCCCCGCCGACCGGATGCTCGGAGAGGAAGGCCGCGGATTCGTCCACGCGCTCAAGACACTCAACGGCGGCCGCATCACCATTGCGGCCCGCGGTGTCGGCATCGCCCAGGCGGCGCTGGACGAGGCGCTACAATACGCCCAGGACCGCGAGCAGTTCGACCAGCCAATCAGCGACTTTCAGGCCATCCAGCACAAACTCGCCGACATGGACACGAAGACGCAGGCCGCTCGCCTGCTGATGCACCAGGCAGCCGATAAGAAGATGGCCGGCGAATCCTTTGTCAAGGAGGCTGCTCAGGCCAAACTGTACGCCTCAGAGGTGTCCCGGGAAGTGGCGAACGAGGGCATTCAGGTCCACGGCGGCTACGGCTACACGAAGGACTTCCCGGCCGAGCGGTTCTACCGCGACGCCAAACTCAACGAGATTTACGAAGGGACCAGCGAGGTCCTCCGCAACACGATTGCCAGCGAACTTCTCGATTAG
- a CDS encoding cell surface protein, whose protein sequence is MTDDSPLSIRGCVRTAGTPLALVALVLLAGTVPALAAGQSTPAISIETGSVAAGETMAVPVVLTSAPDGLAGYQLELSVDDPAVARFENASYPDRLGLTTDPVISSDGGTVTLEAADLDGQIEPGASDVTLATVQLTGVAGGETQVTVASSQVDADGGGVVEPATEPTAVAVSPSASTETATAMTDASSSASESTAESAGTANAAGTTADSGDRSTTSANGPLPIALAIAALAAVAALAARTSRQP, encoded by the coding sequence ATGACAGACGACAGCCCCCTTTCGATACGCGGTTGCGTCAGAACCGCTGGCACCCCGCTCGCGCTCGTCGCGCTCGTCCTCCTCGCGGGGACGGTCCCCGCGCTCGCTGCAGGGCAGAGTACGCCAGCAATCAGCATCGAGACCGGCTCCGTCGCTGCCGGTGAAACGATGGCCGTGCCGGTCGTTCTCACCAGCGCACCGGACGGACTGGCCGGCTACCAGCTCGAACTCTCCGTTGATGACCCCGCAGTCGCCCGATTTGAGAACGCAAGCTACCCCGACCGCCTCGGCCTCACGACTGACCCTGTCATTAGTTCAGACGGTGGGACAGTCACGCTTGAGGCGGCTGACCTCGACGGGCAGATAGAACCCGGCGCGAGCGACGTGACGCTCGCGACGGTCCAACTCACCGGTGTCGCCGGCGGCGAGACACAGGTGACCGTCGCGTCGAGTCAGGTCGACGCGGACGGCGGCGGCGTGGTCGAACCTGCGACCGAGCCGACGGCGGTCGCAGTCTCTCCGAGCGCATCGACGGAGACAGCGACCGCTATGACCGACGCATCGTCATCCGCCAGCGAGTCCACAGCCGAGTCAGCGGGCACCGCAAACGCCGCAGGTACCACAGCGGATAGCGGCGACCGGTCGACGACTAGCGCGAACGGGCCACTCCCAATAGCGCTGGCCATCGCCGCACTCGCTGCGGTGGCGGCGCTCGCAGCTAGAACGAGCCGACAACCGTAG
- a CDS encoding PadR family transcriptional regulator, whose product MSKWLQSGRRRDMCVLLAAAEDGELSGQRLKTRLERRYDTRIEPKSFYGALDALESAGFVEHREDGIADKYSLTDAGKRRLRAQFEWMREALNEDG is encoded by the coding sequence ATGTCGAAGTGGCTCCAGAGTGGTCGCCGACGCGATATGTGTGTCCTGCTGGCCGCCGCCGAAGACGGGGAACTCTCCGGCCAGCGGCTGAAGACACGGCTCGAACGCCGGTATGACACACGGATCGAACCGAAGAGCTTCTACGGTGCGCTTGACGCCCTAGAGTCGGCCGGGTTCGTCGAACACCGCGAGGACGGCATCGCCGACAAGTACTCGCTGACCGACGCCGGCAAGCGACGACTTCGAGCCCAGTTCGAGTGGATGCGTGAGGCGCTCAACGAAGACGGCTGA
- a CDS encoding alkaline phosphatase PhoX yields the protein MVDFSRRQVLSKSVAAALGASVIGVASGDEVAESETVGSGTVKGDLKRFSTTAFGAEVTGPFVFQNGALLYSLQHPEEENPEPFDTAGIGYFSGFQFELDGTNDDFDELSTPQTEAEQRQVRSGDGEYEILAHGRDKINDGEERLGVTQTPDGTDITLDNFEGTQYGAAGTNPDCNQFVPTDEDGTEGYLFTNWENSPGNVSRIPLRQTFDGEWEADLDDAINLANTEPFREIGGTRINCYGDLSPWGTMISSEENYAHPRVSLTNQVGDIVDAGTGKGRIGGAQFWNRPNPTEIQSAVDDYYGDEAWSIQGYWALDGVEFLAYYLGSEQSYQNSNSNSTEPISDTYPNPYRYGYHVDFREPTADPPQPVKYYVMGRASWEAPNIQADEQTVYMCSDGDSKGIYKFVADERIPKYDDPMDVSGTLYAPKITNPQADASTVGTRKSPAEYSLDIEWIPLGSASNAEIEEWIAEYDDITQSDYLRVHAGSDWMEDREAALEEADREVIENGNQNYITNEEIVEWADQYYAEGPDGVDEELRRVPFLETRAAAKEVGVSIEFNKAEGVDSKDGAGPGDPVYFGISEFNDDLANDEGDIQMDRVDGGVVYRGVLESDYNISTLEPVIVGPDFTDEPEDADDALRNVDNVYVMDDGRVLCCEDGFGGPARSYPNDGLYVYEPQEPEEKTRNGNSGNGNSGNGNNGNENSNNGNENGHSGNGSNS from the coding sequence ATGGTCGATTTTAGTCGACGACAGGTACTCTCGAAATCGGTGGCAGCTGCGCTTGGGGCCAGTGTCATCGGTGTGGCAAGTGGTGATGAGGTCGCAGAATCTGAGACAGTCGGCTCGGGGACTGTCAAGGGTGACCTCAAACGATTTTCGACGACAGCGTTCGGGGCGGAGGTGACAGGGCCGTTTGTCTTCCAGAACGGGGCACTCCTGTACAGTCTCCAGCATCCTGAGGAGGAAAATCCGGAGCCGTTCGACACTGCTGGAATCGGCTATTTCAGTGGTTTCCAGTTCGAACTTGATGGGACTAACGACGACTTCGACGAGCTGTCGACGCCACAGACCGAGGCGGAGCAGCGTCAGGTCCGGTCAGGCGACGGGGAATACGAAATCCTCGCACACGGTCGGGACAAAATCAACGACGGCGAAGAGCGCCTCGGCGTGACGCAGACGCCGGACGGAACGGACATCACGCTAGACAATTTCGAAGGGACGCAGTACGGTGCGGCTGGGACGAACCCTGACTGTAATCAGTTTGTCCCGACAGACGAGGACGGAACTGAAGGGTACCTGTTTACCAACTGGGAGAACAGTCCGGGCAACGTCAGTCGAATCCCGTTGCGCCAGACTTTCGACGGCGAGTGGGAAGCCGACCTCGATGACGCGATCAACCTGGCGAACACGGAGCCGTTCCGTGAGATCGGTGGCACGCGGATCAACTGTTACGGCGATCTTAGCCCGTGGGGAACAATGATCTCTTCAGAGGAGAACTACGCCCACCCCCGTGTGTCGCTGACCAACCAAGTCGGTGACATCGTCGACGCCGGCACCGGAAAGGGACGCATCGGTGGTGCGCAGTTCTGGAACCGACCGAACCCGACTGAGATTCAGAGCGCCGTCGACGACTACTACGGCGACGAAGCTTGGAGCATCCAGGGATACTGGGCGCTGGACGGCGTGGAATTCCTCGCGTATTATCTCGGTTCTGAGCAGTCATATCAGAACTCAAACAGCAATAGCACCGAACCGATCTCTGATACGTATCCGAACCCGTACCGATATGGCTACCACGTCGACTTCCGCGAGCCGACCGCCGACCCGCCACAGCCAGTCAAGTACTACGTGATGGGGCGGGCCTCATGGGAGGCACCGAACATTCAGGCCGACGAGCAAACTGTCTATATGTGCTCGGACGGCGACAGCAAGGGCATCTACAAGTTCGTCGCCGACGAGCGGATTCCGAAGTACGACGACCCGATGGACGTGTCGGGCACGCTGTACGCGCCGAAGATTACGAACCCACAGGCGGACGCGTCGACGGTTGGCACACGGAAGTCTCCGGCTGAGTACTCGCTCGACATCGAGTGGATTCCGCTGGGTAGTGCAAGCAACGCGGAAATCGAAGAGTGGATTGCCGAATACGACGACATCACGCAATCTGACTATCTCCGAGTCCACGCCGGGTCTGACTGGATGGAGGACCGCGAGGCCGCCCTCGAGGAGGCTGACCGAGAAGTCATCGAGAACGGCAACCAGAACTACATCACCAACGAGGAAATTGTCGAGTGGGCCGACCAGTACTACGCCGAAGGTCCTGACGGCGTTGACGAGGAACTCCGCCGGGTTCCGTTCCTCGAAACCCGTGCGGCGGCAAAGGAAGTCGGCGTATCGATCGAGTTCAACAAAGCAGAGGGTGTCGACAGCAAGGACGGTGCCGGACCGGGCGACCCAGTCTACTTCGGTATTTCGGAGTTCAACGACGACCTCGCAAACGACGAGGGCGACATCCAGATGGACCGCGTCGACGGTGGCGTCGTCTATCGCGGTGTGCTGGAATCGGACTACAACATCTCGACGCTCGAACCGGTCATTGTCGGCCCCGACTTCACCGACGAGCCAGAAGACGCCGACGACGCGCTCCGGAACGTCGATAACGTCTACGTGATGGACGACGGACGCGTCCTCTGCTGTGAGGACGGCTTCGGCGGCCCCGCGCGTTCGTACCCGAACGACGGGCTCTACGTCTACGAGCCACAGGAGCCCGAAGAAAAGACGAGAAACGGGAATAGCGGTAACGGCAACAGCGGCAACGGTAACAACGGCAACGAAAATAGCAACAACGGTAACGAGAATGGCCACAGCGGCAACGGGAGCAACAGCTAA
- a CDS encoding DUF7111 family protein, whose amino-acid sequence MTDSELPVEASADGITATYRETDEERLLIFESNGGSAAVAQNIEGYAMLKVRPTADGDELERYYGFDMALDHAAELLGVSPNVLPVPDPAADMGM is encoded by the coding sequence ATGACCGATTCCGAACTCCCCGTCGAGGCGTCGGCCGACGGCATCACGGCCACGTACCGAGAGACCGACGAGGAACGGCTACTGATATTCGAGAGCAACGGCGGGAGCGCTGCGGTCGCACAGAACATCGAGGGGTACGCGATGCTGAAGGTCCGCCCGACCGCTGACGGCGACGAACTGGAGCGGTACTACGGCTTCGACATGGCGCTTGACCACGCGGCGGAACTGCTCGGTGTGTCCCCGAACGTGCTTCCGGTCCCCGACCCGGCCGCCGACATGGGGATGTAG